Part of the Lolium rigidum isolate FL_2022 chromosome 6, APGP_CSIRO_Lrig_0.1, whole genome shotgun sequence genome, AATCCGATCTAATCTATTTACACCGCATCACATGCGGATCTTATTGCCATGCGACTTAGTTACAAAACTCGTTCTTTTTTTTTAAGAACACCCGCGAGCCTCGCGTGTCTTCATTCATTAAGGTAGTTACAAAACTCGTTCTTGGCAGGCACCAGCCCGTTCGTTGACTATTGACTTGTTTTGCAACAGATGCAGTATGGAGTACTATATTTGCTTCGATAACTCTTGCGTGGTATTATTCTGCCTGAGCTGGAACCACATTATAGAGTTGACCCTTGTGATAATAAATTCGAGGCGCCACATCCATGTCATTACCATGCAGCTACCAGCACCATGCCTCTGCATGGGTTACAAAACTCATTCTTTCGCACGCACAAGCGCGACGATCCCATTCCCATCCCCATTCAGCGACTACTGAGCACTGACTtgctccagctccagctcccAGGTCgagacggcgacggcggccgcgACCTCAATGGGCGCTCACCCTTACTCGTCGCTGGAGGACCTCCCAGGCTACGTGCCGCCGCGCCTCTCCCTGTTCGAGATCGCCGGGCCCTTCCTTGGTGCCTCCCTCCTAGTCCTTGCCACCGTATGGCTCCTCTCTGGTACAGTACAACCCCACTCCAGTTGACTACTGAACTGCCCCTTCGGACCCGAGATCTGACCATAGTTTCGCATTCGCAGGGAGGCTGTCGAAGGCCGACCGGCTTCTCATGTGTTGGTGGGCGTTCACTGGAGTCACCCACGTGCTCTTCCAAGGATTCTTCCTCTTCACCCCCGATTTCTTCACCAGGAATAACCCCAACTACTTCGATGAACTCTGTAAGTCCACATTTCCCCTTCCCACGTTACTCAGTTTTCATTGTCCCTGTTAGTTTGGCTCCGAATCTAGATCAACCAAGCAAGATTGAGTTTTTCTGAGGTCGTAATGTTCTGTAACTCCGCTATATTATGCAGGGAAGGAGTATAGCAAGGGTGACTCCAGGTACGTCGCCAGGGACACCGCCACCCTCACCGTCGAGGGGATCATGGTTCTGCTGCAAGGCCCTGGGTCGCTGT contains:
- the LOC124659694 gene encoding probable 3-beta-hydroxysteroid-Delta(8),Delta(7)-isomerase — encoded protein: MGAHPYSSLEDLPGYVPPRLSLFEIAGPFLGASLLVLATVWLLSGTVQPHSRRLSKADRLLMCWWAFTGVTHVLFQGFFLFTPDFFTRNNPNYFDELWKEYSKGDSRYVARDTATLTVEGIMVLLQGPGSLFAVYAIASRKSYSLVLQFAVSLGHLYGNTVYYTTAYLDGFNFSASQFYFWVYFIGANSSWFLIPLLIARRSWKKICVAIHQAEKVKTK